The Aphidius gifuensis isolate YNYX2018 linkage group LG2, ASM1490517v1, whole genome shotgun sequence DNA window TAACAGTActcatgaataatttattaaaatataaaatcagtatgttgattttaatgtacaaaaaatattttatatttaaaaataaaaaatttatacaatcggtgcttttattaatttcaaataaactcCATTTACTGGagttaataaaaaaccatgtggatcaatttcgaaatttttatcagttttatcacaaatatcaACTGTGTATTTTTCGAGTATTTTTACAATCCCAACTTTCGTCTGCATTTTTCCAAATCTTGCacctgaaataattttatttattaaaaataaaaacatatgtctttttttgtttatcaaataaaatttaataattaaattaccaatGCAGTTTCTTGGTCCATCTCCAAAGCTGTTaattaatttcgaaaaatgataatatttattatttaatttattaatttattgaaaaagaaaaaagacaaatatatttatgataaataccCGAGGAAAGACATTGGATGACGACTTCTAATAACTTCATCACTAAATCTTTCTGGATCAAATTTATCTGGATCTGGATAATATTTTGGATCATGATGTATACCAAATATTGGTATCCATGTTATTGTATTTTCTGGTATAGATATATTTGTATCTGGGAAAGTATATGCCGTTGTTGACACTCTCATTATTTCTGTAACTGGTGGATATTTTCTAATTGtctctttaaatattttatccaaataaaacatatttttaattccttGATAagttatttttccatttgatttttcaagttcatcatttatttctttacgtaatttttcttgaattttgtGATTCATAGCAAGTTCGAGAAGGCAATTACTAATCAACGAAGCTGATGTTTCATGGccagcaataaaaaaaacaaataattgagCAGCAAGGAAATTATCTGTtacttctaaaaaataaatcaaacaaaaaaaaaagcttaacaTTGTAAACGAAATTGACAGTCGTTACAAAGAAGAcatacaattataaattaaaaaaaaaaactcaccaATATCTCCCAGTTTACTTGGATCCTCCTTGAGCATTTTCAAttgatcaacaaaatcatgttttgtaatattatttttaattctataatcaattgtatttttggtaagatttataaaaaaatttggtaacTCATAGTCCGttaataaattaccaattaaatcATAGAAATAACGTGGTGTAAAACACCGTAggctaaaatttaataaatttttccaatttggatcaaatatttttttagacatTATTTTGAATGGACTATCAGGATCATTAAGTGCATTTGCTTGTAGACCAAATACACATGTACCAATAacatcaattgtaaatttaaaagatatttcACGCATATTAACAATTTGgccattatatttatttaaataattatcaagttgATCAGAACATtcgattaataaataaaacatttcacGTAATTTTCCCGATGTAA harbors:
- the LOC122849803 gene encoding probable cytochrome P450 6a14, coding for MVFVTVELLLVTISLLSIIYYYKWLTCYFDFWKIRNVNGPKPIPLLGNVLDLVTFKYSIGCFLRKIYNEYNNEKIVGLFVNRRPALMINDMDLIKSILIKDFSSFMDRGYGTHEKTDPLTMHLFNLEPARWRPLRAKLTPAFTSGKLREMFYLLIECSDQLDNYLNKYNGQIVNMREISFKFTIDVIGTCVFGLQANALNDPDSPFKIMSKKIFDPNWKNLLNFSLRCFTPRYFYDLIGNLLTDYELPNFFINLTKNTIDYRIKNNITKHDFVDQLKMLKEDPSKLGDIEVTDNFLAAQLFVFFIAGHETSASLISNCLLELAMNHKIQEKLRKEINDELEKSNGKITYQGIKNMFYLDKIFKETIRKYPPVTEIMRVSTTAYTFPDTNISIPENTITWIPIFGIHHDPKYYPDPDKFDPERFSDEVIRSRHPMSFLGFGDGPRNCIGARFGKMQTKVGIVKILEKYTVDICDKTDKNFEIDPHGFLLTPVNGVYLKLIKAPIV